The Gossypium hirsutum isolate 1008001.06 chromosome D07, Gossypium_hirsutum_v2.1, whole genome shotgun sequence genome includes the window ACCATTTTGTGTATCGGAAgccaaatttaggtaccaaattgaaggaaaaaaattGGGTATCACATCGAACATCTAAGCCAAACTCATGTACTAAATGgtatattaacattttttttaagtgTAAACATCATTCCTGTAAACCTTGACCAAGCTGCACAAAATGATCAGGAATCGAACCAAcataattttgccaaattgtTGTTACCTCAGATTCACAAAACTCTTCTAAAgtccaacaagattcaaaatagAACGGTTGTAAACCAAAATCTCTTCAATTACTCACCACCCTCGAACTTGTTTGAAATTATAAAAGGCAATGATCCAAGAACCTATGAGATAAATGTTGAATCATATATTCTGGGAAAAGATCTGACCACTGCCCATTAGCCACCCCTCGATCAAGTCTTTCTATGATATTAGTATATACAAATCTCCCCATTTCCCAAGTAAACCATTGGCCTTTAAAGCCCAGATGGAAATCTTTAAAAGTAGTCTTTCTCTAATCCCTCGATCAAGTCTTTCTCTTGTACCCGACTCCATATTTTCTCCAAAGAATAAGCAATCTTGTTGAAATTATTAACCGCTAACCAAGGTGCATTCAGACCATAGGCCAATTGACGAAGCAAACTTCATGAATAATATCTAAATCTCTTATTCGGTACTCCATAAAAACTAGTGAATCTCCTTGCATTACCCTCCAAATCTTGTTATACCTTGAAATCAATATGTCTCCCCAAATAACATTTCAACTACATTACAAATTCTTGTTTCCATCTTATTGATAAACCACCCATTGACCCATCCGCACTCACATTAAATCCATTCAAATAACCACATCTCCGTCAAACCCCTCCATACGACTCATATTTAATTTAGTctcaataaaaaaaacaacatagAGATTATACTCCCTCAGCATATACTAAAGTCCTTGTACTGTCCGTGGGTTCCCCTGCCCACAAACATTCCAACATAAGATTTTCATTGTACCCGATTGGCTTGCCTTACGGAGCCTGTTGATCTAGCATTTTGAGAACCATATTGAGTTCCAACAGTAGAGTCCCTCAAGTCCACGCCATCAGAAACGACGTAAATACCCAACCCAAACTGTGGCCTTTGTTTCACATACATACCTCCTAGTGGGCTTTCCTCTAAGCCCAAATCCATATCAACATCTATTCGCTCAACAACCACCTTTCCTTTTCCATCACACCAAAAGTCATGGTTAATTTTCATCCTAAATTCACTACCAAATTCAAACTAATTTCTTGTAACgaattagatttttaaaaatcagCCAAAAATCTATCCTTACCATAATGAAATCCCCCAAAAATCCCCGGATCATTTTCCCTTTCATCTCGCAAAAAATAACTTATCATTGCCGATGCCCTTCACGGCAACGCTTGCTACGAATTATTCATTCACTAATAAGCTCCTTAccacaaagaaaacaaaacagaTATTGACACTCATACTTAAACTTCGCATATATCTCCCGTTTCACCCCAAAACAATCTTCTTCCTCCTCTTCAATGGAACTCGCACATGAATTTGAAACCGGATATGCATATAACTCGTAACACCTTTAGCTATAGATTTAGAATCATATTCCAATATTTCCCAAATGAAATTACCAAATTGTCTGGTTAAAACTTTTGAAACTAGACCAAACAACAAATCATGGATCTAAAACTACAAAGGTACGGATAATAAAAGAACCAGCTTTAGATCCTCCTCCAGCATCAGCCTATGAGTCACAAGTAGGTAATTGTTAAATATTCAAGGCCCTTCAGACACAACTTGATCAATATCCACTTTATAGTACAACCGAAACAAGAAACACTTTCCCCCTatgtctgtaatcaatacaccCCCAACAGGTGCCATAGATTAGCCATCATATTGTGCATATATAACTTGAAATTGAACAACACTTGCAGTAAGAAAGGAACCCACCAAACAATACTCAAAGCCCCATTCTCCCCTCAATTCCATCCCCAATTTGCCACGCCTCCTCCTCTTCATCCCCTATAGCAAGCTTAGCCAAATCCTCCTCCATTCCTTAGACACCTTCCAAAATGAGAAACCAAATTTAAATAGAAACAAAAACCCTCAGACCAAATGGAACAAATCAATAGAAAAACCTAAAATGTGCCACAAAGGTAAACATTTacctttttatctttaatttttaaaaattctaatttctaacttattttaaataaaatcaaattataaaatttttataggataatataacgttaaaacaaataaaatagaatataactaattaaaaatattctcCATCAAATCATAAGTAACTcttatctaattaaattttatagtttttcttataaaaattaatttttgtttattttggattatcaaaaataaattatgcagctcatttattttttttcaataattgatCTGGGCTTTTTAAGTTTATGAGGTTGTTGAAGGGTTTGATTAATCATTGACAAGACCTTGAATGATCATTAGTAATTGGGTGCAATAAAAATTGATTGGTCTTTTTGCCTTTTTATCTAAGGATTAAAATGGTTTAAACAAATGgagtaatatataatttaatatagtgTGAGttaataaaattgattatttatatttgtttttatcaaattttaaagaagttcAACATTCTTTTCATCATGtataattttactatatcacatccaaactctttttctttgaacacttttaaaatcaatctTACTGTATTATCATAAAAGGAAAAACTtcttttataacataataattgtataccttttttttcttcaactttttgcagtgtttatgttaatttatctcatatttaaaatcaaataaaaatttaatatctaatatttataattaagcaTTTTATCTTTAACCGGATCACTAacttaattatgaaattatagaATAATCCattcttttaaattgcaatatatcttttcatacttttataataTCTTTCAGTAAAAGATTAAAATACAAGTTTACTACCAATCtacctatatttattattaaataaaatttaaaacttttatctTTTCATACTTTTAAATCATCTAATTTCAAACAAGTAGAGGTAAATTAGCATTCcgcttatatattttaaaatattggaatgtttatgacatcatcaatacATCATAAATTGTTTTTGATAAAAATCTAAGGTATCATATTTTAAGAAACGGTAGTTAGAGTAAATAGATTAGAAACAAAATTAGAGGAgtaaatggaaaaaaagaaagaaacagatgTTGGAATTTAATAAGTAGTGAAGTTGTTCCATTCCCATCCCTTTCAACCAAATATTTTTAATCCAACTTATCCAATTAATTCTTAATACTACTAATCAATTGCCATTTACTAAAGGTcgaattttgtgatttttatattAGTAGATAGATTAAATCATGATTTAAGAATTTATCTTAAAAGAAATTCCATTTATTTACAAAAGTTTACTATAATTTTGTTTAAAGAAAGATGAGTTACCTCCGTACTAATAGTAACAATTTCTAACATTACCTCGCGCTACCAATGGCAATGATGCTGCAAATCACATGCATTTAAATATGTACCCAAAACCACATGGATTTTAAAGGGGCAAAGAAGAAGAGGAATAGAAGACTGTTCCTCACTCCACTCCTTTTGCTTTTTCCTCATCCTCAACCCTTTCTTTTAGGGTTTGCATTGCAGGTTCCTTTCGATTtcccccctttttctttttcttttttgcagtGTCTGCTTTTAGTTTTAGGCTTTTGGTTGGTTCAGTGCTTAATTCTTGTTCTTAAGATCATGTTCAACAAGAAACCATAACATTTTTGACTATTCGAACAATACCATTCCTATCATTAACTTTCACCTGCAATTTCATGCTACTCTTTCTTGCCGTATTTCTCCCTCCAAGATTTCATCTTCGTCTCTTTCTTTTCCGGGTTTTCCtcaaaataggaaaaatatttgTCCTTGGGTGAAATACATTTGATCTtcttccccccccccatttttTGTTTCTTACAAATCCCTGATTGTTTCTATTTATGATTAGGCACCCATCTTTGTGGATGTCAAAATCTACTGCACCTGAGAGATGGATCTGAACCTAATACAGATAAATTCAAGATCCGTATTTTTTAACCCTTTTGGCCATATCTAGCAAACCCAATTTTACGGTTCAAGCAATTGTATTGCTCCCATGAAGAGGTCGTTTCGACCTTTgataagcattttaatgcttgtTGCATTAGCTGCAACATTAAGCTGTCGGATTGCCATCCGCGGGGGCAGCGGTGGTGGATTTGCTGTTTCAGCTGAATTGGAGACCACCAGGTCCAGGGTCCTAATCCAACCCCCACCAATCCAAAATTTTAACTCAACTTTGCTCAAGTTTGCTGCGGTTGATACAGGTGAAGCAAAATCCAAGCTTGAAATAGAGCAGCTGCTGGAAGGGAGCTTTGCGGGTCAAGGAAGGTATAGGACTTTTGCAACATGGAGGAGGTTCAATCATCATGATGTCAAAGCTAGGAATTCTAATGGGATGCCGGTAATGCTCAGGTCCCCTAAATTTTATCGGTATTGGTTAGATTTTAGGAGGAACTTACAGCATTGGGCTAGAAAAAGAATGTTCCAACCTGATATTATGATGGATTTAGTTACACTAGTAAAGGTTCCTATTGATAGCCATAATGGTTTAATAAGTTCGGATAACAAGTATAAATCTTGTGCTGTTGTGGGGAATAGTGGGATTTTACTGAATACTGATCATGGGAAGTTCATTGATGGTCATGAGGCCGTGATTAGATTGAACAATGCTAGGACTGAGAGGTTCGAAAAGAATGTGGGGTCGAAAACCAGTATTTCGTTTGTAAATAGCAATATACTGCATCTTTGTGCTAGGAGGGATGGATGTTTTTGTCACCCTTATGGAGGGAATGTTCCTATGGTTATGTATATCTGCCAACCGGTTCATTTCATGGACTATTTGGTATGCAATTCGTCTCACAAGGCACCTTTGTTGATTACAGATCCGCGTTTTGATATGTTGTGTGCTAGGATTGTGAAGTACTATTCAGCGAAACGGTTTGTGGAGGAGACAGGGAAGGCATTGAGTGAATGGGGGTCTACTCATGATGGTTCCATGTTCCACTATTCCTCTGGTATGCAGGCTGTTATGTTAGCCTTGGGAATTTGTGACAAAGTTAGTATATTTGGCTTTGGCAAATCGACTTTGGCGAAGCACCATTATCATACTAACCAGAAGGCTGAGCTCCGGTTACATGATTATGAGGCGGAATATGCATTTTATCATGATCTGGTGAAGAATCCACGGGCAATACCATTCATTTCGGACAAATTCAGGTTCCCTCCTGTGGTATTCTATCAATGATTTGGGCTGGTtggtttcttttttaattttattttgtcctTGTTTTGTTGGTCAAGACTAAATCAGTGTGTTCCATGGTGTATCAGTAATTCTGTAGTGGATAGTCAAAAGAAAACACAAATGCTGAAGATCTGTGTTTCATATTCTGGACCTGCACTGTCGAAGATGGTTTAGGGTAATAGGAAATGTAAAATTGGAAACTAAGAATATGAAGTAAGATATGGTGGATTCTTCATATGCTTTTTGTTGAGCTTTTGAGATGTTGTTCTTTCTGGTGCAATGTTTGGGGATTCAAGACTAAGTCCCTTTAAGGTATTGTAAGCCTCTAGAAATTCAAACTCATTCATCTAGCTTATAGATCAATTAGTATTTGTTTTGCTGTGTGTATTCGGATTTGGGTTCTGAATTAGTGGGTTGGGTCCTCTTTAGACAAATGGGTCCAACAAGGGCTGGCTTAGACACCTTCATTAATTGTGTACTAGAATTTGATTACATGCATATCATGAATAACGTGGTCATACATTATTCTACTAAAATTGGAATATGATTGTTatgatttttgctaatttttggCATGTCATAATGATACTAGAATTTCGAGTTAATATATGCATTTGGCATTTAATCTTGTTTACATGCGGCTCCAAGATGAGCAAAATTTTTGTACCTAGCAATAATTATAGAGATCATTTTGTTGcttttgtatttaattataaaattctttttttttaactattattcataattttatcattttaggattttattattattatatatatttatcattttagaGAGAGAACTCCTCTCTATAAAAGTTAAGAAGTCGACATCTACTTGGGGGACAAcacttttggaattttttttacgGTAAATTACATCACAGCTCATCTAACTATGAACTCGTCTTTTTTGGACAATcaactattaattattttaaattagttatcCGACTAAttgagattattattatttttgtcaaTTTTCGTTAAGTGCCATTAAGTGTCTAATGATGAGAGGGTGATGTGGTAGTTAAAAAATTGGTACaacaacaaatttaacctttaatatttatatattatatcgatttagttataatttttttaaaaaataaccctcaaaatttacaaatgatcTCAATTTAATCTTATTTCTAAAAAGCTCAaagaaatatgtaaaaatatatataataaaaatttaaatttattatatatatttgacaaCAAATCCCGATCTCATCTCATTTGCAAAATTTCCCAATCTCTCGAACACCTCTAGTCACTTTATAACATTTTCTAATTGGTTTTAAATTGTTTCTAAAGCCCCAAATTATATAAAACTTGATTcagtaaatttgaaaaaaaaatgttttaagttttaaaaattattgaatcAAGTTTTATATAATTACTAAATGGACTCATCAAGTATATGGTTCAGTGAGACGGGAGAGGGATACTACAAAAGCTCTTAATAAAATTTTGGTAAATCCTATTGGTGGTTGACATGGGAGAgagagaaaattttatttttaaattttaaaaaatataaaagtttaatataaaatatttatatttagatattattattttaaatttttactacatataattgttttattttgtaatgtatataaaaataaaatattattaattttgtctttttacatttattccttatttatttttaaatcatattCCAATAAACCAAACAATACAATAACATTCATTGTTCATTCCATTCAATCTAACCAAACAATGTAATTCCTATTAATTCTCTATTCCATTTCCACTGAATAACTATTTCATTCTACTTTATTCCATAACCAACTCGAttaggaaaattacaaaaatatctttatatttaaaataagttatattattcgagggtattttaatttttttattaaataaaaaaataaaaaaaattgcatattggGGATTTGAATCCATACCATTTACATTGATAAAATCTTAATTTTACTACTCAactaaagtttattttaatatattttacacattttaattttattattcatcataaattgtatatattgataatgttgttgattgagttggtgtcacaagttaacttgAAATTAACTCAATATTGATGACAATATTATCataaataattgtagtgcatttagtattcttaatataatttatttatgtgtttaaattttattttactcataatttaatctattttttcatCTTAACattgtacatattttatgtattattaataattagtactgataatgttgttgattgaatTGGTGTAGACACCAACTCAAGATTGATAAcaacaccatgataaacaattgtaaTGCACTTAGATAGTATTTAGAATGCCACCtagtaattatttgtaattacatAAGTGTGATATGTTTGGGCAATCAATTGTAATTGATGAATCCCACTGAATTGGGTGTAGTTGGAGAACCTTAATTACAATTTCCAATGCTTAGGGAGGGAGTGAGAATTAGAGTAATTGTGCAAATAATTACActcaaattcaattttaaaaaattatttttaaacaagttataaaaattatattataaatatgaaCACGTATGAGTCTTTTGGATGATTATGACCAACAATTTCTCATAatataaatcctaaaaaattatattataaaaataatttgtgtattttataaaattataacaaaaaattatactATTTAAATCCTATAACATTTCTAAAGTTATGGTAAAagaagtttattataaaaaataatttacatgatataaatgtgttataatatatttatttataaaaaattatgaccGAGTATgaacataacttatttatgtgtctatgctatattataaaaataatatacatattcataaaaaaatgttatagttttttttatcataatttgtttataaaaaaataactttttaaagttagacaaagttataaaagttttggacaatttataaaatctattttttataaaagttgtatatatattataaattatatatattatttaatttacgtATTATAAAAAGGATATAACCTAGCATAAGTctttctcaaaattaagtttatataagtttttataattaaagctatAGATTGTTTGGATTATAAACCTAAATATTACGAGGTCGATGCTAATTatgtaaatagaaaaaaatttcttgCACCATACCGTGGGGtataatatatatcatttgaGAGAATGGTGCTAGACAAAAGCATCATAAACAGCTCGCGATCTttttaatttgagacattcaCGGCTTTGAAATATGCTTGATAAGATATTTGTGGTTCTATAAAATATTTCTATATTAACAACATCACCcttgtataatataaaaaaacaaggtTGGATCATACTAAAATGTTGCACAtttcataacttcaatcataTGTGGAATTAAGATAATCCATACTTTGAAAAGTACAAGGAAGAAAGAAATCTTGATAATATTAATGACGCAAATTCAAATTCAGATGACGATGAACTTGATTAAGACCAATATATGATGATACggagcatatgttaaatattaaagaagaaaaaacccAACAAAATGCACTAAAATTACAATTAGATAAAGTTGCATATGATGTAACGCCCCAGTTTTCTTATAGTTAAATTGTTTAAATCATGTTAAGAAATTTCATTTGGTTTGGTGATTAAGTGCTTTGAATCTTTGCGTTAGGTTCTGAGTTCAATTCTCTTGTTTTTGGAATTTTCCattaattttgaattatgttAGATTTGAGTCTTAGaacttatcttttatttttattttttgagtttgTTGATAGAATGAGTCTGTTGGTTCAGTGGTAAGATGTTAACTTACCTTTtgatcttgtgtttgaatccccaTAAGAGCAAAGTGGAAATAATTATTGCAAATTCTCCTGTGTGCCGCCCATGGTAGTAGGATTGTAATTAGTTAATatcttatcatttttatttatttgtttttattatttttaaaatattttctccTAAAATTGCTCCCCACAGTCGTCTATTACCCCTATTTACCAAATTCACgttttttcttgttctttctcTTTTGTTACTCCAAGCTTTTAATCTTTTggctcttttctttttccctttttgttcTCCCAATTTTCTGTGTCGTTACCTCTAGTTTTGTGATACGGTTATTTTCCTTTCATTGCTTTGTTGCCGTTTTTAAAAGGGTTGTGTTGTTGTCTCGATAAAGGTGAGTATGTGTATTTTCTGGTGGTttgttttaattgattttttattgtgGATTTGTTGGAAAATTTTGGACTCTTGAAACTATCAATGATAATTGTTCACATTTTTTTTAGGTGAAGGACGTGAGTTTCACAACATTCCTCCAACGAATTAAGTGCTTTAGGACCGCTATTACTTCCGAGGTATGCACTTGAATGTCATTTAAGGGACTGTTTTTAAGTGTTAGGCATCGTAATTGCATTTTGGTTTTGTAATTAGATGATAATTTGATCATAGATGTGTTGATGTGTTCAAGATCTCTTTGTGTTGATGTGTTCAAGATCTCTTGCTTGCGTTAGTGTTGTTATTCCAGTAGTATTAGGTATGTGTTTCTAACACGAAAACACCACTAAAACtcgaaaaatgtcaaaaaaataggctattttcgaAACAACAGTTTGTGTCACATGACTGTGTGACTGGCTATGTGACAGGCAGTGtggagcacacgggcatgtgtaatTACATGGGCAgtttgtgtaacagcccgttttcagtgaaattggaacagtggtttcgggaccacaaattcgaggtctgaagaaaatttattttaaaatttttttatagtttatagtaTGGTAGaaatatcatatgaaaattttgttaagaaattttaccgtttacatccctagtttgataaaaaggactaaattgcataaagtacaaaagttgaattctagtagctaaaggtatcaaatagctatgaaatttaaaattggaggtccttatatagaaaatagaccatttagagtAGTTGGTAGATAAtaatgattattcatcattggaaattgaagaaaatagtaaggttaattttggaaattaaagatttaaagtaatattaaataaaagaaaaaaaatctattttcatcatctttcatcaaaaaacataaaaaccctagccatggaagtttaaattttagcaagcttatttttctcatttgggtaagtattcttgtcccatttttaatgatttttatgttttcgagattgtaatagcttactctagctatctcggggattaatttacaAAAATCTTAAAGtattaggatttttccatggatgagtatagttgaattttgaagtcttatgatagaaaatgaaaggttcttgttagataaacaacttttgtaaagagaattttgatgaatttatcaattagggactaaattgaaaagatgctaaatttatggaaaaattatgaatttcatgaaATACATGGGTTGCTATTACTATGTAtgaaaatcggctaggcttgaataaggattaaattgtataaatttcatttttcaagcttagggactaaattgtaattaattaaaaatataggggcaagataataaattttccaaatatgtgtgttggattaaattgaatatgaattatattaaattaaggtaaattcattcgtatatattcggatagacctaatacggagttagatcgaggcaaagaaaaaGTATTAAATTAGTAGCCTTCGTATCTACATAtacttatcgaggtaagttcgtgtaactaatttGTATATTTAAATGTTCTAAATTGAATACTGTTGTGTGTGATTTGTACAAATTTCAATGTGTAATTATAATCACATATCCAATAATTATcgagtctcgtttgaaccttagaaatttgaaagatacaaatgacatatcattagggttCCCGATATGGttgtgatcttgcatgtgttgcggacacaccacagctctctTGAGCTTCCCGATACTTGGCTCTAATGAGCTTTCCGATAATTGGCTCGCAAAAGCTTCTCGATATACAGCTCGTATGAGTTTCCCGTTacttagctcacatgagcttcccgttatatgccCCGGAAGAGCTTTCCGTTTACATGCTTGTATAAGTATACAAgtacatgaattgacagattacaaaTTTTCACACTTCGTATGTACTACCCGTATATCtaacgatattttaaatggttcaacgggcaaagttctgatatgaaacaATATGAGTTCGAAATGAACAATTATGGGTATAtacttgaattacatggaaatgatattacgTGATATATTGAAATATGAGATAGATGATACATGTATGTGAATCTTACCTTGTGATTTTGTACATTTATTGGTTATGG containing:
- the LOC121203243 gene encoding beta-1,6-galactosyltransferase GALT29A — translated: MKRSFRPLISILMLVALAATLSCRIAIRGGSGGGFAVSAELETTRSRVLIQPPPIQNFNSTLLKFAAVDTGEAKSKLEIEQLLEGSFAGQGRYRTFATWRRFNHHDVKARNSNGMPVMLRSPKFYRYWLDFRRNLQHWARKRMFQPDIMMDLVTLVKVPIDSHNGLISSDNKYKSCAVVGNSGILLNTDHGKFIDGHEAVIRLNNARTERFEKNVGSKTSISFVNSNILHLCARRDGCFCHPYGGNVPMVMYICQPVHFMDYLVCNSSHKAPLLITDPRFDMLCARIVKYYSAKRFVEETGKALSEWGSTHDGSMFHYSSGMQAVMLALGICDKVSIFGFGKSTLAKHHYHTNQKAELRLHDYEAEYAFYHDLVKNPRAIPFISDKFRFPPVVFYQ